Genomic segment of Populus nigra chromosome 6, ddPopNigr1.1, whole genome shotgun sequence:
CCATATCCTTTCAAGGGATCTTGTGCTGTCAAGTGAAGTTGTGATAGCAGATCATCAAGTGATGAGTATTCTGTTGGAACTATTATTCTCTTTATCTCAGCATCCTCAGAATGCAAAAACGAAGAATCAGATCCATCTCCAACAAGCCCATCGCTGCTTCCATCTACCTTAGGGCTATTACACTTCAGGATAGAAGGAGACCCAGTCATTTGGCTAGCAACTCTTTGGATGCATTCGCCAATCTTGAAGGAGGGCTTCAATGCAGTTGAAGACACTTTTGCAAAAGATATAGTCTTCCTCCGTCCTGTCATGTATGCATCATCAGCAAAGGTATCggagccttttcttttcttgccagAAGGGGAAACTAGCATACTGTTTGCTTTCCCATCAGACCCAATTTCATCACCCACAGAATCCCACGAGTCACTGATCAAATCAGAcaagtttctctcttttttccttggaTAGATGCTATCCTTCAGATTATGTTTGCGTTTGTGAGAAGAGCCTCTTTGAGTTTGCAAAATCTCCTCACCCGATGAAATTTGCCCATGGTCCTCATAAACAGCAGATGTGTGATCAATCGATCCATCCTCAAATTGTAAAGCATCTGACTTCTCCAACAACCCTCCACAAAACTGATATTCAGGCAGTTCAGAGTAACCTTTTAATCGATAGAAGGCCAGCAACTGAGACTTTGCAATCACAAACTCCAATCTATTAGCCCCACCAGCAGGAGATTGCGCTAATGCTTTCATATAATCCACTAATTTATCTGGTTGAAACAAATCAGCACTCATATCTTCGTCAACACCATCTCTTGTACTTGCCTCTGGCCGGATTCCAGTATTTTCAACTACCTGACATTTGATTTCATCGTAGGCATCCTTTGGCAGACATGAGCAAGCCAGACCCAGCTCAACTCGTCTGGAAACTTCTTCCAGAGCACAATCAACAGCATTCTGAAATACTTCCGAATTGCTCTGCTTCTCAACCTGAGAGAAGTGTGACCTGAAAGGTTTTAGCAAAGATGCTTCATTCCATGCAAATGTTCGGTCCCCAAAATATGCTACTAAATAGCAGTCCTTCTTATGATACCTCATTGCTTTCTCGGAGGCATCTGATGGATCAAAGATCTGTCCAGGCCACCAAGGATGACTCCTTACTTTACCCCAGACCAAATCTGATACAGAAAACTCACCTTCATTATCTGGCGGCAGCAGATAACAAGCCTGATCTTCTTTCTCTGAGCTTCCAGGCTTTAACACTGACAATTTAGAAGATTTCTCCTCCATGGTGTTCAGCTGTTCAGTGTCAGTATCCTGTTCTTCAACTTCCATTTCTTGCCCTTGTAAATCAACCTGTTCAGCATCAAGAACATGTTCTTCATTTGTCATTTCTTGCCCTGCATTTGAAACAATCTCAGAAGGACCATGAGATGCACCCTCATCCAAACCTTCCTTGACCTTTAATTGCTGATCACTttcagcaagctccttgagttcAGTTTTGGAAATCAAAGCTTCCTCATTGCTTGCGATAACATTTTCCCCCACATCCATGAGCTGGCTATCTGTTTCTGTGCACACGGATGCTGTTTCGGCATGTGAGTTCTGTTCTTCTAGGTTTTTCTTCTCCCCTCCAAATTCTTTAGCACGAGTAGCCTGTTCTTGAACTTCCATCAGTTGTTCTTTGATTGAATCAACATGAGCACGATCACTGGGTGCAGTTTTGTCTAAACCTTCTTCAGGCTTCAACTGTTGATCTTTTACAGAAGGATCTGGAACTTCAGTATGAGAGGTCAAAACCTCATCGTTGTGTGTCAAAGCCGTTTCAACATCAATTTCCATCCCTCCACATGTTGTCTTAGTCCTTATTTCAGTGCTTCCATTAATGGTCTCAACTTTCTGCTGTTGGCAAACTGTTATTACTTGCTCTTTCTGTAGATCAGCTTCTTCAGCGTTATTAACTATGCACGCAGTTAttgcttttttattcttttcaggaTTCAGAAGCACATTGTTTTCCTTTGCTACAACTACAGCTCCAACAACTACTTGAGCTGGTTGATATGAAGATTGTGAATCTGCACATGCATTGTACCCATTTTCAGTGCTCCCATTGGCTGTCTCAGATGTTCCCTGCAGTTCTTccactgaaaaacaaaaactttcacTAAAAGCATCAGTGTCCATACCTTCATTGTTAGGACATGTTATATTTTTGTCGTCAGTTGATGAAACCCTCCCTTCAATGGCAACTTGTGTTTGTTTATCCAACAATTCCGAGTCTGGGTTGGCAATGCTGTCTTTTTCTGTTAAAACTGGTGAACTTTCAGAAGTTGAGATAATCCCCTCTAAATCACCAGCAAGTTCTCCCTTCAAAGCATCACTCCTAGTTGCTTCAACCTTGGGATCTAAACCTTCATTATTGGCCATCACCACAACTTCCTCAACAACTTTGGTCTCCACATTCATATCTTCCACAGTTGGAGAAGTTACAACTGCAGTTTCAGTACCAGAATTCCACACGTCGTCATGCAAAACAAGCACCTCTTGCGTCTCTGAATCCTGAAGTGCATCGTTCACATTGCCATCTTTTTCCTCGGTCCTACCCGCAGCTTCCTCAACCAATTCAAATTTCTCTATAACTTGGGTTTCACCTACTGAAGAAACTACTGCCATGGAAGGACCTCCTGCTCCACTTTCAGCTCTTTGATCCTGAGATTCATTCTCTGACAGCCCAACTAGTCGAGAACTCATTTTCTGACTAACATCAATCTCAACTCCCTCAACACCCTCCTCTACCAATTCCCTTTTCAAACTCTCCTCATCCGTAACGATAGTCGCTTCTTCTACTATAGCTTGGGCTTCCCCGCCAATCCCACTTACAATTCTCACACACTGAGCATCAGCATCAGTATCTGCATCCTCGACTTCAGATGAAGTCTTACCACCATCTCCGCCAACCTCCATCTCTTCCTCTCCACCCTCTACCGGTTTATCTTTTCCTTTAGATTCTGCAAACTCCTGAACTTCCTGTGAAGTCTCATCACCATTGCCACTCACCTGCCTCTCCTTCTCCCCGCCCTCAGCTGGTTTCCCTTCTTCAGATTCTGCAACCTTAGAAGACTCAACTTCTGAGTTTGATGCCTCAACACCAGAACCCCTATTCTCATGCGTCTCTGAATCACCAACTACACCACTAAAATCTGAATGTTGCGCATCTCCGTCGGCATGACCACAAGCAGCAGTTTCCTTTCTCCCTCCCCCTCCACCTCCATCACCCAAATTGCCTGTGCACCCACCATCAACATCCTCGCTTGAAGACCCCCTAACCATTACTTCATCTCCATTACAAGATCCACCTTCCTTTGCCACCACATCATCCCTTGAAGAACCCTCAATATTACCCTCACCCAGACCCTCAGCCTCCTCACTGGCTACGGCGTCGACAACAACTGGGGTCGTTGCTTTTGTGGTTTTCTCACTATCTGCATGTTCACTAGTCGATAATTCCGTAACATTACTAGCCAAATCATTATCATTCTTGCATTCATCCATTTAAAACAGTATTTGGGTCGGTTTCAAGATCCGAAAAGGAAGCCTTTTCACTATAAGaaaccaaaattttaaacaaaaatattaagaaagtgaTAAACCCTAGCCAAAAAAAAGTCCACAATTCTGTAAAGAAAAATAGTAAATCAAGTGATGTACTTATTAGAAAAAGATATTAAAGAACAACAATTTAGATtgctatattaataaaaagagtgatttttttaagattacgTGTTTACCTCGTTAGATCTTGTAAGAAGTGGAAGCCAGGGGATTGcggggttttttcttttttgagtttttagagagaaagagagaagataaaGGTAGTGTTTGGGCATGAGAATAACCTAGGCGTCCTCTTAAGTGATCTGTAAACAAAGCCCGAATATAATGGGTTCTTGTCCTTTTTCACTTTTCAGTGATTGGTCATCTCTGTAACTGTTAGGCGTACTTTTATGGatatgtttgattttatattttaaaaatatttaaatttttttatttttttaattaatatttttttaatattttaatacactaatatcaaaaataatttttaaaaaataaaaaataaaaaataaatttttaatttttttatgtttttaaaaaaaataaattttttatttatttttttactttaaattaataattttttatattttcaaattattttaatatattaatattaaaaataaattttaaaaaataaaaaattttattttagtatatttttaaataaaacatattttaaaaaataacaacaattctaactttttccttcattttctaC
This window contains:
- the LOC133697786 gene encoding uncharacterized protein LOC133697786 isoform X2, with the protein product MDECKNDNDLASNVTELSTSEHADSEKTTKATTPVVVDAVASEEAEGLGEGNIEGSSRDDVVAKEGGSCNGDEVMVRGSSSEDVDGGCTGNLGDGGGGGGRKETAACGHADGDAQHSDFSGVVGDSETHENRGSGVEASNSEVESSKVAESEEGKPAEGGEKERQVSGNGDETSQEVQEFAESKGKDKPVEGGEEEMEVGGDGGKTSSEVEDADTDADAQCVRIVSGIGGEAQAIVEEATIVTDEESLKRELVEEGVEGVEIDVSQKMSSRLVGLSENESQDQRAESGAGGPSMAVVSSVGETQVIEKFELVEEAAGRTEEKDGNVNDALQDSETQEVLVLHDDVWNSGTETAVVTSPTVEDMNVETKVVEEVVVMANNEGLDPKVEATRSDALKGELAGDLEGIISTSESSPVLTEKDSIANPDSELLDKQTQVAIEGRVSSTDDKNITCPNNEDSQSSYQPAQVVVGAVVVAKENNVLLNPEKNKKAITACIVNNAEEADLQKEQVITVCQQQKVETINGSTEIRTKTTCGGMEIDVETALTHNDEVLTSHTEVPDPSVKDQQLKPEEGLDKTAPSDRAHVDSIKEQLMEVQEQATRAKEFGGEKKNLEEQNSHAETASVCTETDSQLMDVGENVIASNEEALISKTELKELAESDQQLKVKEGLDEGASHGPSEIVSNAGQEMTNEEHVLDAEQVDLQGQEMEVEEQDTDTEQLNTMEEKSSKLSVLKPGSSEKEDQACYLLPPDNEGEFSVSDLVWGKVRSHPWWPGQIFDPSDASEKAMRYHKKDCYLVAYFGDRTFAWNEASLLKPFRSHFSQVEKQSNSEVFQNAVDCALEEVSRRVELGLACSCLPKDAYDEIKCQVVENTGIRPEASTRDGVDEDMSADLFQPDKLVDYMKALAQSPAGGANRLEFVIAKSQLLAFYRLKGYSELPEYQFCGGLLEKSDALQFEDGSIDHTSAVYEDHGQISSGEEILQTQRGSSHKRKHNLKDSIYPRKKERNLSDLISDSWDSVGDEIGSDGKANSMLVSPSGKKRKGSDTFADDAYMTGRRKTISFAKVSSTALKPSFKIGECIQRVASQMTGSPSILKCNSPKVDGSSDGLVGDGSDSSFLHSEDAEIKRIIVPTEYSSLDDLLSQLHLTAQDPLKGYGFLNIIISFFSDFRNSVVMDQHDKVSGKRKTSHSSGGFPETFEFEDMNDTYWTDRVIQNGSEEQPPRKSRKRDNLFVPVVLDKPSGRSNSRKQYSDSNYDVSAQKPAGYVDEKAPAELVMHFPVVDSVPSEISLNKMFRRFGPLKESETEVDRDTNRARVIFKRCSDAEAAYGSAPKFNIFGPILVNYQLNYSISVPFKTPALFQDEEDATLFLQY
- the LOC133697786 gene encoding uncharacterized protein LOC133697786 isoform X3; translation: MVRGSSSEDVDGGCTGNLGDGGGGGGRKETAACGHADGDAQHSDFSGVVGDSETHENRGSGVEASNSEVESSKVAESEEGKPAEGGEKERQVSGNGDETSQEVQEFAESKGKDKPVEGGEEEMEVGGDGGKTSSEVEDADTDADAQCVRIVSGIGGEAQAIVEEATIVTDEESLKRELVEEGVEGVEIDVSQKMSSRLVGLSENESQDQRAESGAGGPSMAVVSSVGETQVIEKFELVEEAAGRTEEKDGNVNDALQDSETQEVLVLHDDVWNSGTETAVVTSPTVEDMNVETKVVEEVVVMANNEGLDPKVEATRSDALKGELAGDLEGIISTSESSPVLTEKDSIANPDSELLDKQTQVAIEGRVSSTDDKNITCPNNEGMDTDAFSESFCFSVEELQGTSETANGSTENGYNACADSQSSYQPAQVVVGAVVVAKENNVLLNPEKNKKAITACIVNNAEEADLQKEQVITVCQQQKVETINGSTEIRTKTTCGGMEIDVETALTHNDEVLTSHTEVPDPSVKDQQLKPEEGLDKTAPSDRAHVDSIKEQLMEVQEQATRAKEFGGEKKNLEEQNSHAETASVCTETDSQLMDVGENVIASNEEALISKTELKELAESDQQLKVKEGLDEGASHGPSEIVSNAGQEMTNEEHVLDAEQVDLQGQEMEVEEQDTDTEQLNTMEEKSSKLSVLKPGSSEKEDQACYLLPPDNEGEFSVSDLVWGKVRSHPWWPGQIFDPSDASEKAMRYHKKDCYLVAYFGDRTFAWNEASLLKPFRSHFSQVEKQSNSEVFQNAVDCALEEVSRRVELGLACSCLPKDAYDEIKCQVVENTGIRPEASTRDGVDEDMSADLFQPDKLVDYMKALAQSPAGGANRLEFVIAKSQLLAFYRLKGYSELPEYQFCGGLLEKSDALQFEDGSIDHTSAVYEDHGQISSGEEILQTQRGSSHKRKHNLKDSIYPRKKERNLSDLISDSWDSVGDEIGSDGKANSMLVSPSGKKRKGSDTFADDAYMTGRRKTISFAKVSSTALKPSFKIGECIQRVASQMTGSPSILKCNSPKVDGSSDGLVGDGSDSSFLHSEDAEIKRIIVPTEYSSLDDLLSQLHLTAQDPLKGYGFLNIIISFFSDFRNSVVMDQHDKVSGKRKTSHSSGGFPETFEFEDMNDTYWTDRVIQNGSEEQPPRKSRKRDNLFVPVVLDKPSGRSNSRKQYSDSNYDVSAQKPAGYVDEKAPAELVMHFPVVDSVPSEISLNKMFRRFGPLKESETEVDRDTNRARVIFKRCSDAEAAYGSAPKFNIFGPILVNYQLNYSISVPFKTPALFQDEEDATLFLQY
- the LOC133697786 gene encoding uncharacterized protein LOC133697786 isoform X1; this translates as MDECKNDNDLASNVTELSTSEHADSEKTTKATTPVVVDAVASEEAEGLGEGNIEGSSRDDVVAKEGGSCNGDEVMVRGSSSEDVDGGCTGNLGDGGGGGGRKETAACGHADGDAQHSDFSGVVGDSETHENRGSGVEASNSEVESSKVAESEEGKPAEGGEKERQVSGNGDETSQEVQEFAESKGKDKPVEGGEEEMEVGGDGGKTSSEVEDADTDADAQCVRIVSGIGGEAQAIVEEATIVTDEESLKRELVEEGVEGVEIDVSQKMSSRLVGLSENESQDQRAESGAGGPSMAVVSSVGETQVIEKFELVEEAAGRTEEKDGNVNDALQDSETQEVLVLHDDVWNSGTETAVVTSPTVEDMNVETKVVEEVVVMANNEGLDPKVEATRSDALKGELAGDLEGIISTSESSPVLTEKDSIANPDSELLDKQTQVAIEGRVSSTDDKNITCPNNEGMDTDAFSESFCFSVEELQGTSETANGSTENGYNACADSQSSYQPAQVVVGAVVVAKENNVLLNPEKNKKAITACIVNNAEEADLQKEQVITVCQQQKVETINGSTEIRTKTTCGGMEIDVETALTHNDEVLTSHTEVPDPSVKDQQLKPEEGLDKTAPSDRAHVDSIKEQLMEVQEQATRAKEFGGEKKNLEEQNSHAETASVCTETDSQLMDVGENVIASNEEALISKTELKELAESDQQLKVKEGLDEGASHGPSEIVSNAGQEMTNEEHVLDAEQVDLQGQEMEVEEQDTDTEQLNTMEEKSSKLSVLKPGSSEKEDQACYLLPPDNEGEFSVSDLVWGKVRSHPWWPGQIFDPSDASEKAMRYHKKDCYLVAYFGDRTFAWNEASLLKPFRSHFSQVEKQSNSEVFQNAVDCALEEVSRRVELGLACSCLPKDAYDEIKCQVVENTGIRPEASTRDGVDEDMSADLFQPDKLVDYMKALAQSPAGGANRLEFVIAKSQLLAFYRLKGYSELPEYQFCGGLLEKSDALQFEDGSIDHTSAVYEDHGQISSGEEILQTQRGSSHKRKHNLKDSIYPRKKERNLSDLISDSWDSVGDEIGSDGKANSMLVSPSGKKRKGSDTFADDAYMTGRRKTISFAKVSSTALKPSFKIGECIQRVASQMTGSPSILKCNSPKVDGSSDGLVGDGSDSSFLHSEDAEIKRIIVPTEYSSLDDLLSQLHLTAQDPLKGYGFLNIIISFFSDFRNSVVMDQHDKVSGKRKTSHSSGGFPETFEFEDMNDTYWTDRVIQNGSEEQPPRKSRKRDNLFVPVVLDKPSGRSNSRKQYSDSNYDVSAQKPAGYVDEKAPAELVMHFPVVDSVPSEISLNKMFRRFGPLKESETEVDRDTNRARVIFKRCSDAEAAYGSAPKFNIFGPILVNYQLNYSISVPFKTPALFQDEEDATLFLQY